GTCGCGGAAAGGCAAGACCCAACACCAGGCAGCAGACTCCTTCGAACGACAGGGAACCGTTGCCGGCCAAACACCAGTGCACCGCGATTTCGTCTTTCAACGAAAGGCCACAACGCAACAGCACGCAATAGGTATCAAGATGGAGGTGGCGCGGTTCGGGTACCAACTCATGTCGTTCGTAAAAAGCGGCGAGTTCCCGACCCAACGTAGTTTGCGGGTAATACACATCAGGAAAAAGGATGGGTTGTGTCATTGCAAAAGAACTTTGTATTTCAAAGTAAATAGGTAAAAAAAATCAGGTGTTACGGATCAGGCGCTCCAATGCAGCAATATGGGCTTCAAACGCTTGTCTTCCGGAAGGGGTAGCAGTATACGTGGTATTGGGCTTGCGACCGATGAACTGCTTACGCACTTCGATATAGCCTTCTGCCTCCAACGCCTTGGCATGGCTGGCGAGGTTGCCGTCGGTCACGCCCAGCAACTCCTTGAGGGTACTGAAATCGGCGGCATCGTTCACCATCAGGATCGACATGATACCCAAACGGATCCGATGGTCAAAGGCCTTATTGATATGTTGGATGAGGTTGCCCACCGATTAGTGACGTTCGTACCGAAGATACATAAGAAGTCCGTATAATATATGTGTCGCGCCCAATCCCACTGCCAAAAACGGCACTGCGAGGGTAGGGAAGGAGACAGCCACCAACCCGATGGCCACAATGGTAACACCTAGCCAACGCACGTCCCGAAGGGTATATTTACTCGCATTCACACACGACAAACCGTAGAAAATCATGACCGAAGGCGCGACCAAACCAAAGTCGCGGTTCAGTACCAACTGGATCACAAAGGCACCGCCGGTCGCCAGCGGAATGAGGAAATTGACGATGAGGCGGCGCGACACCGGACTCCAGATCGTCTCGCCTTTCCGCGCCGCCTTCCGATAGCTCAGCGTAACTGCCGTCACCAGTGACAACAACGCGACCGCCGCCGCGATGCCACCGACTAGAAAGGTAAGGGTACCCAGCGGTTCGTCATATCCGTCGCCCATCCGGTCAAGCGCCGTATCAGCAGCATACGCCCCGATCAACGCATAACATCCGGCCAGCACGCCCGACAGGCCGCTGAGCGACATGAACTGGGTCGAACGGCTCATCATGTTGCGGATGTCTGAAATATCCTGTAAGTAATCCTTGCCTTCCATAAAAAGAACTTTGAAATACAAAGTAATGGAATTCAAAAATAGCGTGCAACGATTTTCAGGAAAAAAATCAAACTTTGAAAATACCCCCTACCGCGATGATGCGCTGCACAAAGAAGAAATGCTGCGACGCATGGTCATCCGCACTCATGGTGGTCTTGATATCCGGCATGTTGATATACCCGCCTTTCAATTCCCCCTGAATATAGAAGTGTTTGAAAAAGGTAATGTTCAATCCGGCTTTCAACGACACGCCATAGCCCGAAATATGGAAATCGTCATGACGTTGCATTCCAAGAAGTGTGGTGTTCGTTTTAGGATACAACATACCGGCCCCCACTCCTTCCGTAACATTGAACTGCACTTTGTCGGTATTCGGAAGCGTCAGCCAGGTCGAGATGTCGTCTACACGCGAGAATTCCGCAAAGATGTAGTTGAGTCCGTCAGTATGCTCATACTGCAGGAACTCCTTCGTCATTACAGTCGGCGTATGGTCATAAACGCCATTGTAGGCCGAACCGGGCTCTGAAGCCGGCAGGTCGATATAGCCGGTTACATCCGCGGTTTGGAACGAGGTCATTACATACTTCATATGGTCGAGTCCAATCGCGATACTATAGTGGTCGCTGATGTAATAGCCCAGGCGCAGGTTGGTCTGCGGAATGGTCATCCGCACCGGGTCAACGTAGTCAAGGTGGTAGCCTTTCCCTTTGTCATGCGCGCCCATATCGTGTACGGTAAAGTCGTAGTTGTTGCCCCAAAACCGAACGTCGGAGTCGGAGTAGGTTTCGCGGTTACCGCCCCACGAAACGAAGAATTTTCCTTTGTTATGCGCAGTGTACTTTTCTGGTTGTGCGTCTTGCGCCCGGACGCATGCGATCGCCAGCACAGCGAACGCGAGTGTCAATTTTTTCAAGGGTAGTAATGGGAATTTAGTCGGTTCTTTAATTAAAAAGACTGAATGGTTTGTCGGATGGCTACCAGGCGTTGCATCAGGCCTTCGAAATAGTCGAGATGCAGCATGTTGGCGCCATCGCTTTTGGCATGTGCCGGATCGAAGTGGGTTTCGATAAAGATACCGTCCACTCCTACGGCGATACCGGCTTTCGCGATGGTTTCGATCATATCCGGACGCCCGCCCGTTACGCCGGCTACCTGGTTGGGTTGTTGCAGGGAATGGGTCACGTCCAATACCGTAGTGGCATAGTGTTGCATGGTCGGGATACCCCGGAAGTCGACGATCATGTCCTGGTAGCCAAACATCGTGCCCCGGTCGGTGACCATGACATTCTCGTTTTGGCAATCCAGTACTTTTTGAACGGCGTGTTTCATGCTTTCCGGACTCATGAACTGGCCTTTTTTCAGGTTGACGGTCTTACCTGTCTTGGCCGCAGCGACTACCAGGTCGGTCTGCCGCACCAGAAAGGCCGGAATTTGCAACACATCCACATACTCGGCCGCCATCGGCGCGTCTTCGTTGGTGTGGATATCGGTGACGGTAGGGATACCAAACGTCTCACTCACCTTCCGCAGGATGCGGAGTGCTTTTTCGTCTCCAATACCGCTGAAACTGTCAATACGGGAACGGTTGGCCTTCTTGAACGATCCCTTAAATACATAAGGAATACGAAGGGTGTCTGTGATTTTTACCAAACGTTCGGCTATGGTCATTGCCATTTCTTCGCCTTCGATGGCACAAGGGCCGGCCAATACAAAGAAGTTGCCGCTGTCGGTATGTTTGATGTTGGGTATGTTCGTCAGTTCCATCGCTGATTTTTTGCGCTGCAAAGATACGGTAAAAGTCTCGAAATTACAGTAGGGCGGTGCCGCGCGCAAAAAAGGACGTTCTACGGTCGCGTATGGTCACCCGCGGGTGCAGCTGATGTCGGAGGCGCATGGGCGGGCGTCGCATTTTGCGGTGCAGGGGTAGCCGTTCCCTGCGGACGGGCTGCCGGCATGCGGGGCGCAGCCGTAGCAGGTTTTACGGGGGATGTCGGAGTCGGAGCGGTGCTTCCCGTCGTCGCCTCTATATCAGTAGGCGCATCCGTGTCGGTATCGTTGGCTATCACGGCCTGTCCGGTCGGAATCAGGTAATCGGTGACCCATTGTGACGGACGTCGGGTGCCGGGCGCATACTTTACATACACATCCACCCGCTTCAGGTTCGTCGCTTCCGCGATGCCTTTTTCCTGCATCCAGTCGGTCGCTTTCTTCAGGGCGGCCTTCCGGTGCGAATAGTCACCCGTCAACGTCGCCTTGACCGCATAGAACGGATCGAGGAAGCCTACGGAAATATCGCTGCCCGACGACACGAAAATCTCTTCCCGCAACGGCGCACATACCGAAAGCGTCACCCGTTTGGTCGGATAATCGAAGGCTTCGTGTAGCACGAAAGGCGCGCCTGCCATAGCCGTGCGCTGCTTGCGCAGCAGTTTCTCGATCTTAGCGAGGGCATTGGCAATACGGACATCCGCATCGTTTTCGTTACAGGTAAAGGTCTGTTTAAGGTAAAAACCACCGGTCTTCCGGGCATTGCCCGACACGCGGATGGAATAGGTCTTTATTTCGTAGGTAAGCGTTTTACGAAGGCTCTCGAGGCTGCGCTCAACCAGGTCGCTCATGAGTCCGTTCACGCCACCGCCAAACGTCGCATTGATCTTCGTCATGAAATCGACGTGACCTTTGATCTTCCAGGTGACTTTGGTCTTTCCCAACGTATCCGAGAACCGCAGGCTTGATTGTCCGGCTTCGTCATAAAAGCGCGCTTTCTGCGACACACTGTCCGCCGACGACGTAAGGGTCGTCAGCTTTCCACCGCCCGCGCCTTCCCATTGCACCCAGGCCCCCACACCCGCCGCAATATCCGAGTGGCGGAAGACCGCGTCGGGTGCATCCTGCTTCCAGGCCGACCAGGCAGCCCAGTTGCCGTAGTCGTTCACATAACGTGCGACGGTTTTGCGGGGTAAGTCGATGACAACGGAACGGGTTACCGTGAACTCGCCCTTTTGCGTGGCGACGTAAACCGTAAGGGCCACAAGCCCCAGGAGCATCAGCAGGAAGACATATTTCAGTATGCGCATCGGATGGGTCCTTTCAGCCGTAAAAGTAAAAAATATCGGTATACGGTTCGGTAACATTTTTACTTTCCTGCTACCTAATGTGTACATTTGTTGCATACTAATTAATTTATCCAATCAAAACCGTATGAAAATATCGAAAGTGGCAGGATGGTGCCTGGCGACCGTCCTCATGTTCTCCTGCAAAGGGGAAGACGAAAAGTCCGGCGCAGCAGCCGATTCCGGCGACTTCAACTACGTAGCCGACCAGTTTGCCGACATCCAGGTGCTCCGCTACCAGATCCCGGGGTGGGAAAACCTCTCGCTCAAAGAACAGGAGTATGTGTATTACCTGACGCAGGCCGGACTCGCAGGCCGCGACATCCATTGGGACCAGAACTACCGCTACAACCTCGCCATCCGACGCGCCCTTGAGAACATCTACGTGAACTACAAAGGCGATAAAGAGGCCGACAACTGGAAGAAGTTCGAAATCTACCTCAAGCGCGTGTGGTTCGCCAACGGCATCCACCACCACTATTCAAGCGATAAGATCAAACCCGACTTCACCAAAGAATACCTGACGCAGTTGCTGAACGAGACCAAGACGTCCCTCAAACCAGAGATCGTCGAAATCCTCTTCAACGACGCCGACAACAAAAAAGTCAACCTCGACGAAAGCAAAGGGCTTCTCGCCGGTTCTGCCGTCAACTTCTACGACAAAGGCATTACCGAGAAAGAAGTCGAGGCGTTTTACAAGAAAATGGTACCGGCTGATCCGGCACGTCCGGTGTCGTTCGGACTCAACTCGAAACTGGTGCGTAACGCTTCAGGCCAACTCGAAGAGAAGGTCTGGAAAAGCGGCGGTATGTACGGTCCCGCCATCGACAAAATCGTCTATTGGCTCGAAAAAGCAAAAGGCGTAGCCGAAAACCAAAAACAGGCCGATGCCCTCGCCCTGCTGATTGCCTACTACAAAACCGGCGACCTCAAAAAATGGGACGAGTATAACATTGCCTGGCTCAACGCCACCGACGGCAATATCGACTACATCCAGGGGTTCGTAGAAGTCTACAACGACCCGCTGGGCTACCGCGGTTCCTACGAAAGCGTCGTACAAATCAAAGACTTCGACATGTCGGCCAAAATGGAAAAGGTGTCGCAGAATGCCCAATGGTTCGAAGACCATTCACCGTTGATGCCCGAGCACAAGAAGAAGAACGTCGTCGGTATTTCCTATAAAACCGTTATCGTAGCGGGTGAATCCGGTGATTCGTCACCAAGCACGCCAATTGGTGTGAACCTCCCGAACGCCGACTGGATCCGCGCCGAGCATGGTTCGAAATCCGTGTCACTGGGCAACATTATCGACTCGTATGAGCACGCCGCCGGGAAAGGACGCCTGACGGAATTCGCAAACGACAAAGAGGAAATCCGCCTCGAAGAGAAATACGGTGCCATTGCCGATAAACTCCACACCGCCCTCCACGAAGTAGTGGGCCATGCCTCAGGGCAGATCAACAAAGGAGTGGGCACGCCGAAAGAAACCCTCAAAAGCTACGCGTCGACTATGGAAGAAGGCCGCGCCGACCTCGTAGGCTTGTTTTATCTGTACGATCCGAAAATCCAGGAACTTGGCCTCACCGACAACTGGAAAGAAACCGGTATGGCCGCCTACGACCATTACATCCGCAACGGTCTCATGACGCAGCTTATCCGTTTGAAAGTAGGCGACAACATCGAGGAAGCACACATGCGCAACCGCCAGTGGGTGAGTGCCTGGGTGTTCGAGAAAGGCAAGAAAGACAATGTGATCGAGAAGATTACCCGCAACGGAAAAACCTATTTCAACATCACCAACTACGAAAAACTGCACGAACTCTTCGGACAATTGCTGCGCGAAACCCAACGCATCAAATCAGAAGGCGATTTCAAAGCGGCCAAAGCGTTGGTAGAAGGCTACGGCGTAAAAGTCGACCAGGCCTTGCACAAAGAAGTACTCGAGCGCAACAAACAGTTCACCACGCCGCCCTACAGCGGTTTCGTGAACCCCATGCTCGTGCCGGAAACCGATGCCAACGGCAAGATCACCAAAATCAACGTAGTACAGCCAAAATCATTTGCCGAGCAGATGTTGTATTATTCGAAAACCTATGGCGTGTTGCCTGACGAGAATTAAGGGCAAACGAACTCTAAAAGATATCCTCAACCGGCACAAATGCAATTTGTGCCGGTTTTTTTTTGACGTCATTTCAGCTACATATTAGGCCATTTTGCCAACAAAATACACCTGCTTTCAGACAGAACTTTGTACCGGAAATAAAACATAACTTCAAATGAAAAGAACCGTTTTCATTACCGGAACTTCCTCTGGTTTGGGCAAGGCGACTGCCCGGCTCTTCCAATCGGAAGGGTGGCACGTAGTAGCTGCCATGAGACATCCGGCGGCCGAAAAGGAACTAGGCCAGCTTCCCAACGTCACCTTGGTGAAGCTTGACATCGCCAACACCGCAGAGATTAAAAGTCAAATCGAGAAGGTGTTGATAGGCCACTCGGTTGACGTAGTAGTCAACAACGCGGGTTACGGACTTATTGGTCCTCTCGAAGCGCTTGGTGATGCGGAGATGGTGCAACAAATAGAGACTAATCTGCTCGGTACAATTCGCGTCACCAAAGCGTTTGTGGGCCACTTTCGCCGGCAGGGCCGCGGCACCATCATCAATATTTCGTCTATGTTTGGTTGGATGGGATATCCCACCTGTTCGCTATACACTGCAACCAAATTTGCCATAGAGGGATTTTCTGAAAGCCTCGCGTATGAACTCGGGTACCTGGGTATTGGTGTCAAGACAGTGTCGCCGGGTGGTATCCGAACAGATTTTGCCGGGAGGTCATTACAGACCGCAACACATCCATCCTACCAGGCGCTGATCGACAAAGTCAGCGAGGGGTATAGTCCGGAGCAAGTTGAAAAGTTCGCTTCTCCCGAGGCAATCGCAGCGGTTATTTACGAGGCTGCTACCGACGGTAGAAAACAACTTCGGTATGTAGCCGGTAATGATGCTATTTCGTTCTACGAAGCGCGGGAAGCCAACGGAACCGAGTCACATTTCAGGTCGATACTCGATAATTTTAAAATTTAATTGTACCTAATCATGATAGTCATTACAGGAGCTACTGGAAAGATCGGGTCGCAGGTTGCCAGCCAATTAGCGGCCATGGGACACAAAGTGAGGATTATGGGTCGTGACGCCGGAAGCCTTGCCAGATTGACAACCGTCAATATTGAATCCGTTGAGGGTAATATGAACGACATTACATTTCTAACCAATGCCTTTAAGGGTGCTACTGCGGCATTACTGATGTTACCACCGTCCAGGGAGGCGGCCGATTTTGGCGCTTTTCAGGACGAAGTTGGCCTTGCGCAGGTCGGGGCAGTTAAAAATGCAGGGATAAAACATATCGTGTTTCTTTCTTCGCAGGGAGCACATGACATCGAGCATACAGGAACCGTCAAAGGACTGGGGAGACAGGAAGCTCGTCTGAACGCGCTGCCTCCAGAGGTGAATGTAATAAGCCTCCGTCCGGAAGCCTTTATGGAAAACAGTATTGATTCCCTGCGTTTGTTTCAAACTATCGCAAGTCCGCTTCGTCCCGACGTGCGCACCGGCCAAATTGCGACTCGGGACATCGCTAACTTTGCGGCACAGCGCCTTTCCAAACTTGATTTCACGGGTAAAACACATCAGGACTTACTCGGAGACCGAGAGTATTCACAGAGCGAAATCGCCCGCATAGCTGGCCGGGCAATAGGTCGCCCACTTGAATACCTGCAGTTGAGTTACGCCGACTACCAACAAAAACTCATTGAGGCGGGTATGTCTGAGAACCGGGCAGCCATGATAACCGAGCGTTACAAGGCCATCAACGACGGGCGCTTCAATTCAGGGGTGCGTGATGCCGTGTCGACCACGCCAACGTCGTTTGAAGAATTCGCCCGCGAGGTACTGCAGCCGATGTTTGCCGTAAAATAATACCCAAACAGAACATGGACAATCAAACAGCAAGAGACAATAGAAACCCACGTGGTACCGCATTTACCATACTGACTTTCGCGCTGACAGATTAAGTTTTGCCGGTTAAAAATAAATACATTTGTATATGAGTAAGGGGCAGGTCATTCCCGTAAGAGTAAACACTATTTCGGCGATGCACAAGATACTCGGGTTTCCGAGACCGCTGCATCCGCTGGTTAGTTTAGTCAATTATGCCGACATCACTACCCCCTATGAAGAATGGCCAAAGGCAATTCTGCCAAATTTCTACAAAATTTCCTTCAAGCAGAATCTGTCAGGCAGGATTAAGTACGGACAAGATCATTACGATTTTGATGAAGGGGGACTTTCTTTCATAAGGCCAAACCAGTTGATTGCTTGTAGCGATAATGAACAGGACGTATCGGGTTACACGCTGCTTTTTCATGCGGATTTTCTTCGCGGTTACCCGCTTGATCATAAGATAAAGACCTTCGGCTTCTTTCATTATTCCGTAAACGAGGCACTGCACCTCTCAGACCGGGAGAAAAAAGTGATTTTTACACTATTTGAGAATATCCAGGAAGAACTAGCCAACGCGATAGATGATTTCAGCCAGGACCTGATTATTTCCTATCTGGAAGTTTTGCTTAACTACAGTAACAGATTCTACAAAAGGCAGTTCATTACCCGCAAACACCACAGTAACGACCTGTTGGCTAAAATGGAGGTGGTCTTAACCGATTATTTTGCGAGCGACCTTACCCAAACCTACGGCGTTCCCAGTGTCGAATACGTTGCGCAGCACCTTCATGTATCACCGCGCTATCTGAGCGACATGCTCCGCTCTGTTACGGGCCAAAACGCCCAGCAACACATCCACGCTCACCTGATTGAAAAGGCCAAAGAATACCTGGCCTCCTGTAAACTGTCTGTGTCGGAGGTGGCCTATAGGTTGGGATTTGAACAGCCGCAATCGTTTAATAAGTTATTCAAGAACAAAACAAACCAGACCCCCGTACAGTTTAAACAGGGGTTTCAGCGAGACTAAATTGTATGGACATTGAAAAATTCGTTGCGGGTTGGCTCGCAGCCGGAAATCGCTTTGACAAAAACCAATACTTGACATATTACACCGACGAGGCCAAATTGGAAGATATCTCCTTGGGAACCAAGTTCGTGGGACATGAGGGGATCGGAGCCTATTTCACCGAGTATTTCATCGGTTATGAAACCCAAACACGACTGTTGAAACTCAATATAGGAACTAATACGGCGAAGCTCGAAGTAGAGTTTACGGGCAGTTTCCCCGAAAGGCAAATTGGAGGCAAGTTTGAGCTTCGGTTCCGAGACGGAAAAATCGATAGGGCTACTGCCGATTTGATGTAAGGGGATGGATGCGCATCGTTGACCCTCCCAACAATGCAAAATGGACGTGTCACCAATGTTCAGCCCGATGGTTCGCCGCAATTTTGTGCTGTAATAACAGTAATACATAAAGCGATGCGAACTATCAACAAAATTTTTGTGAATGGACAATTCAGGACACCCAACGGCACAAAGGAACTGATATTGCCAAATCCCGCTACCGGCGAACCGCTGACCAAAGTAATCCTGGCCGATGCATCCGACACAACACTCGCAATCGAGGCGGCTAACAAAGCATTTGAATCGTACTCGGTAGCAACCCTTGAAACCAGAAGGATGTATCTGCGTCGGATTCACGATGTCATGCTGACAAAGATGGACGAACTGAAATCAATCGTTGCAGAGGAATACGGATCGCCTCAATGGTTTACCGAATTTGCACTTAACGATGCGTTGCGTTCCTGGAAAATGGCAATCGACCTGGTTACGCCGGAAAACACAAGTCACCAACTCAATAATGGCACAACGGTTGTGATGGATCCGGTTGGCGTCGCGGCGCTTATCAGCCCGTGGAACCTCAGTATCTGGTTTATTTGTGTGAAGGCCTCCACCGCGCTTGCAGCGGGATGTAGCATAGTAATGAAACCTAGCGAATTGAGTCCGTTGCAAAACCATGCCATGGCCGAGATTTTTCAGCAGGCAAACCTGCCAGCTGGACTTGTAAATGTTGTGCACGGCGATGGTGAGACTGTAGGTAACACCCTCACAGCAAGTCCCGGAATTCACAAAATTTCATTTACCGGCTCAACGCAAGTCGGAAAGGACATAGCCAAAAAGGCCACGGAAACAATGAAAAGGGTAACGCTCGAACTCGGAGGTAAGTCACCCTCTATCATTCTGGACGACGCAGATTTGGAAAAGGCAATTCCGTTTGTTTTACAGGTCGGACTTCAGAATAGTGGGCAATCTTGTACCGCTGGAACGCGAATCCTCATTCCGGCTAGCCGAAAAGATGAAATCTACGCGGCGTTAAAATCAGGCATCGAAGAGTTGAAATGCGGACCCGCAAGCTCAAAAGATTCCATGATTGGGCCGATGGTATCCCTAAAACAGTGGGAACGGGTGCAGTACTATATACAGAAGGGAATCGACGAGGGCGCGACCCTGCTGACCGGAGGAACAGGACGCCCAGAGGGTTTAACGGCCGGAAATTTCGTAAAACCGACCCTATTTACCAATGTGAAGAATCGGATGACAATTGCGCAGGAAGAAATTTTCGGACCTGTACTATGCGTAATCACATACGACGATGACGAGGAGGCGATCCAGCTGGCAAACGACTCGAACTACGGCCTGCATGCCTACATAGCTGGCACCGACACGGCACGGGCTGTACAAATCGCCCGCAGACTTCAGGCCGGACGCGTAGCGATAAACGGATTTGTTGATGCACCTGATGCACCGTTTGGTGGATATAAACAATCCGGAATGGGTCGGGAATTTGGCAAGTATGGATTGGGAAGCTTTCAGGAGCCAAAAGCCATTTTTTTGCCTGACAATTAATTACCAACTTTGACAGATGTTAGCAGCAATACAGGAATAAATGGCGGCAATCACTGATCCTAAAGTACCGAAGATAGTATATTCGAGAACCTCCCGTAAGAGTATGGAGGGCGAAATTTTCATCCGGCAGCACGTGTTCGACTATATTATCTCGGGTACTTCAGAAGTGGTCTTCGAGGGGAAAAAATACGCTTTTGCAGCCGGCGAATTTCGCTTCGCAACTCGCAACCGTCTTAGTCGGTTCGTAAAGACTCCCCCGGAAGGCGGTGAGTACCGGTCTGTCTCAATTTGTATCGACCAAGACACTTTATGGGAGATAAAAAACCAGTTTCCTAAGCAGGGGCAAGGGGCAGGGGCGCGGATTCCAAATGTCTTCCGTCTTCGAAAAAATCAACATTTTAAAAACTATATCGACAGTTTAATTCCCTATCTGGAAGGAGGGACGGAACTCAGTCAAAACTTAATAAAGATAAAAATAAAGGAAGCCGTCTTGATTTTCATTGACGCAAACCCCGAACTCATAGACGTATTATTTGATTTCAGTGAACCGGGTAAGATCGATTTACAGGCCTACATGTTAGAGCATTTTGCCTGTAACGAAGAGTTGCAACATTTTGCCTATCTGACGGGAAGGAGTTTATCTACGTTCAAACGCGACTTCCAGGAGGTATTCAAAACCACACCCAACCGTTGGCTCATTGAACAACGGCTGAAACAAGCCTATCATCTCATAAAAGAGAGGGGAGTGAAGCCCACCGAGGCTGCTATGGATTCCGGTTTCAAAAATTATTCACATTTCTCGACCTCTTTTAAAAAGGCTTTCGGAAAAGCACCTGCCTTTGCGTAATCCCGAGGCGTCTAGGGTAGGAAAAGGAAACACCTGTTCGCAGAAGAGGGCTTTTTTATCGATCAAAAAACCTCGAAAAATCCGGCTTAAAATAATTCGGCCCTTTCATCACCTTGCCGTCTTCCCGATAGATCGGTTGCCCGTCTTCGCCCAGTTTACTCATATTACTGCGCTGTATTTCGTCAAAGACGTCTTCAATGAGGTGCTGTAACCCGTGTTCGATGATGGTGCCGCACAGAATATACATCATGTCGCCCAACGCATCCGCCACTTCCGTCAGGTCACCGTTGAGGGCCGCTTCCAGATACTCCTCATTCTCTTCCTTCATCAGGTTATAGCGAAGCATCGTTTTGCTTTCGCCAAGGTCGGCCGTCGGTTGCTCGGCATAGCCAAGACGAAACGCCGTGTGGAACTCTTTTACGCAGTCGATCTGTTTTTTCATGTCGGTGTTTTTTCGAATTTGAAAATACATAAAGTGCCCGCGCGGCTGCGTATCTTTGCGTAAAATTTTACCAACAATGTTTTCACAGGGACAATGGAT
This genomic interval from Flavobacterium sp. HJ-32-4 contains the following:
- a CDS encoding AraC family transcriptional regulator, which codes for MAAITDPKVPKIVYSRTSRKSMEGEIFIRQHVFDYIISGTSEVVFEGKKYAFAAGEFRFATRNRLSRFVKTPPEGGEYRSVSICIDQDTLWEIKNQFPKQGQGAGARIPNVFRLRKNQHFKNYIDSLIPYLEGGTELSQNLIKIKIKEAVLIFIDANPELIDVLFDFSEPGKIDLQAYMLEHFACNEELQHFAYLTGRSLSTFKRDFQEVFKTTPNRWLIEQRLKQAYHLIKERGVKPTEAAMDSGFKNYSHFSTSFKKAFGKAPAFA
- a CDS encoding nucleoside triphosphate pyrophosphohydrolase family protein produces the protein MKKQIDCVKEFHTAFRLGYAEQPTADLGESKTMLRYNLMKEENEEYLEAALNGDLTEVADALGDMMYILCGTIIEHGLQHLIEDVFDEIQRSNMSKLGEDGQPIYREDGKVMKGPNYFKPDFSRFFDR